The following is a genomic window from Manihot esculenta cultivar AM560-2 chromosome 9, M.esculenta_v8, whole genome shotgun sequence.
AGGCTTTCACAGTGTCTTATGATACATCCCTTGTGCAACTAGAGTATGTGGTAATGCAAGTGACAaggtaattgcttatgtttTGAACAGGAGtggaagaagcatgagttataTTATCCTACACATGGTTTAGAGATAGTAGTTGTCTCGAGATGTGAAGGTAATACTGTATAAGATAAAAGATGAGATCTTTATCGATCTAAGAAGTGGGTAGTGATAAGTCTGAAGTAGAAAGTAGTGGAAAAGAAACTGATCAACGACTCTGAGTATCCAAACCAGTATCTATAGGATAAGGCAGATAAGATGTTAGCTGCTTTCAGTTGGAAGTCGCTTACCAGTTTATCCTATAAGCACAGGTATTATTTCAGATTGATGATCAGTTGGATCAGCTGGCAGGAGTCAGTTGTTTTCCAAGCTAGATCTGAAATTTGGGTGCTAGCTCTCATCAGCAAAAGGTAGGTCAATTTAATAGAAAGGGagcagaagagaagaagaaaggcgacCAAGGATCAGAGTGGGTAGAGGAAAGTTACCATGTATTTATGGTGTCTCCAAGACATGGTGATCCAGTAAAGGTTGAGAGAAGAGGTTAAATCCTTAGAACCCTATAAAGGATTAGAGGAGTAGCATTGATCTGCTTCTCAGAAGAAATTCATttgttttccttgtttcttttaTTCTGGATTAGTGTTGGATCCGATAGAGGTTTTGTATGAACCAAAGGTGGAGATCTCAGGGAATCTCACCTGTATCGCATAGTTAGAGCGGATCATACACACTTAGCTCACAGAATAGAAGAATAGAAAGATCTGAGGAGAGAAGTCCCTTAGAAGCACCCCAGGAGTGTCGTAAGGATAAGAGACCCGAGAGTTCTTACTCTAGCGATTTCTGTGTTTCTCTTTAGATAGCAGTTTTCCGCTTTGTTTGTTTTTGTTTGTATGTTtgttaacattcggggacgaatgttttaaaggggggaagaatgtaatacccggctaattcagacatcgaaattcctaccgtccggtggaattcagggatgtcagagatttctagaagggtattagaaagattttctaaatgtttttaagtattttaaggttttaaataagaataggattgagttttgaagagaaaaggctatggggacaaaggccaggttcggccgccgaaggtaagttcggccgccgaaagtgctcaatgttcggcccccgaaagctcaagttcggcctctaaatattgcatggttttgcatgtgattcagcagccgaagctgagttggacagccagctattgtgcactcctcagtcattgttttggacaggtgttgcctTCAAATCATGATCAGAgagttaggccacgtctcccatgactcatctgcaagctttaatcaacTCGTGCAGAGGGTTGAGTGTATTCAaagggtttgaaggttttgagagaaaagtgaggtttttgTGGTTTGAAGTTGGTGAAGAGGTGTTGGTCCATAGATCAGCTTgcaggttgttcctcttctgatttcaggaggtaagggaagtttttatgtttgtttttaatgagtttttaacaGTTTTTAAAGAGGTAAAGGgagttatgcatgagttgcatgcttaggttagtttttgtttttaatgatgaaagtttgtatatgtgtgttatgtgtattgttttgttggggttttaagttagttttggaccccttggagcatgtacatgagtatatgcataGTTTGAGAGGTTGAATGCATGATTTGGGGAGTATGGAAAGAGTTGGGAGGCTGGTTGAagcttgaagctgagttcttgaagaacgcaggttcggcagccgaaggagcattcggccgccgaaccccttgcatggtggctttggttgccacagcttgcccctgagtgtttttgaggttcggctctgtttggaggattcggccgccgaaggttagagactttcgtctctggagtgtgttttggcccccgaaccttgcccccgaaagggttcggccgccgaaagtggagattcggccgccgaaggtgtttgagtttcggctctagagaggacattcggccgccgaacctgccgccgaaagtgttctgtccagccttcctttgattgttttgcatgcatgttttgaggggttttggggagttgaatAAGAGTTGTTTATCacttgtatagagtatgtttggtacctcatttgagtccttcattgtagggttggacccgaggaaccgaggtttttagcagtagtagctgcttcagagttagaggtagcccagagttagccaaacagtggctacaggtgagtggaactaaaccttatattttaatttgagaaatgacacgctcttagtatgatccatgcatcataaaatgccatgttatgtaataggttgtgttgcattagaattcacgaatatgctacattgcataagattatatttgtgtggatgaatgttggatgatccacaGCCCTTGATATCAGTGAGATACTATGAGatcagatgagatatggcatgagatagccataccaggtcgctcctggatagttcaggtcgctcctggtactatgagttagacagtttgacctgactcaaATAGataagtccaggtgaggcctaatcgcccctggcacagttggccttATGATTAAGTCaggtaagagaagtccaggtgaggcctaatcgcccctggcaagttggacatattattatatgtatacagtaaagggctattggtgacaagttcatccttgagatgatatgtttgtgatgtgatgcatttcataaaagcatgtaattaataaattgttttactgttcctcctcactgggctctagagctcatcccactcccttaatcccagttttacaggttctgagatagctatgggaagtcaaagtcagcaagagtacaaaggaaagttatgcatgaatgtatgttgtaatagcatagtggacatgatgtaattaaaagattagttgtaatgtaatgtatagatttgtactgtcgtatactggacagacttgtgctttccctagtgtcattgctatagtgtgatgaatgattaatcccttgtacatgaatcctgttttacatttcttaatgagaaatgtgtgagttaggcttaatgtatggcttcgatgagataccagtggtatgtgttacagattaaaagggtttcaatcccttgaacctcagcagatagtagtccctggtataggccctgagggccatttcagattgacatatctgagtagcagtaatTAAGCCTACacagttttacaggattgttgagtcgtgttgtatcatgtatgggatttatcaggtacaaaAAGAGTATTGTTGGCTTGcaacgagtcccggcggccttaagccgatctggatcctagtgccagtaatggttcgggccgttacagaggggtaccggtttccgggtcgttacagctacaATCAATagaacaataataaataataggtacaaaaacaatataaataccaagaaacattaagaaaataataaaaccaaATAGATCTCACAACTAAATGAACTAAAACTTCAATTATCCTTCAACTCAAAAGAGAATTTAGCTACATATGTTTATGGTTGAAATGCAATAAGAAAAATGTTTTCAGGCTCTCAAAATTAATCAAGAGTAAAAGATGATGTTGTATATCAAAATAGCATCCTTGTATAATACTAAAAATCCTAGTTTAGCCTAAATACAAGTAACCAAAATTAGATGGAAAAGTGTATTTAGGTATATCCATGATTTCACTTACATTTTGTGCTTTATTTTTCCTAAAACAATTGAGTTTGATATGTTTTTGCGGATAAGGATCATCAAATTGTGTGTCAAATATGGAATTAGACTCTGATTTCTTTCGTTAGATATGTTATGCCCATAACGTAGTGCATCTGAGACTTAGAGTTTAAGCAAGACTTTGTTCCTTATTTCCTTGTGTCTTTCATTACGCCCATGACTCCCTTAATTTCAGAATTCAGAGTCTAgacataatttttctctttttattcttcaGTCCTTTATTATCTTACTAAAACatcaaaagtgaaaaaaatcaaCCTGTTTAAGTCTTTCTCCAATAAATAATCTTTAGCTTTAAGAATTACATGAGAAATTATCTACATGTCATCATAACCACAACATGAGATTTGGATGATATAACCTATGGTACATTTTGGGAATCTAATTTTAGCTTAGAACATTCAACGTTTCCAAATACAGAGGTTCTAAAAAAATTGCTTAAtaccaaatatataaaatattattagtatttagttaaatttggtAAATTTTAGCCTTATAAAGCAGCATGTAGAAAGATAAATCAATTCATCATTCTAAaatctttattaaaaataaaagaagggaggaagcaaaaaaaataatggatactaaaataattttctcaattGTATCTCTATTGTTCATAAATTTCTCTCTTGTTCAAGCACAGCCAGCTGTTTTTGATATAACAAAATTTGGTGCAGCACCTGATGGAAAAGCAGATGCAAGTAAGGTATAAACATATAATTCACCCATGAATATTAGGATATTAGCTAAACTTAAAATTCTTACCTTTCTCTTTCCTTTATCTTTTAGGCTATAGCGGATGCTTGGAAAGAGGCTTGCGCAGCAGCAGGATCTAGCAAAATATTGATTCCAGCAGGGAAATtcttggcaggtatagtgaatgTTACAGGTCCTTGCAAAGGGGCAATAGAGGTAGAAGTTCAGGGAACCATGCTAGCCCCACCAGAGCTTGCAGGGGGGGATGGTTGGTTTAATTTTAACCATATTGATCAATTCACACTATCCGGAAAAGGAACTTTAGATGGTCAAGGACAAGTTGCATGGAAGGGAGTATCTTGTGACAAAGATCCAAAAAATTGCAAGAAACATCCTATGGtactttttttttagtttacatGATATTACAAAATcttactaatttaaatttaccaTAAATTGTAATTACGTACCAAAACTTTTCTAAAATGCTTTTATTGCTTTACATTTTTCATCAGAATATAAGGTTTAACTTCATTACCAAAGGCTTAGTTCGTGACATAACGTCTCTTAATAGCAAGTACTTTCACGTCAATGTATTGGGATGTGACGACTTCACATTTGAAGGCTTCAAAGTCAGTACACCTGAAGGTAGCCTTAATACGGATGGAATTCATATTGGGCGATCAAAGGGAGTGACTATATCTAATGCCAAAATAGGCACGGGTGATGATTGTATCTCTATTGGTGATGGAACCGAAAATCTAAAAATCACAAAAGTGGCATGTGGACCTGGTCATGGCATCAGCATAGGGAGCTTGGGGAAGTATGAGAACGAAGATCCTGTTTCCGGAATTACTGTTTCCGATTGCACCCTCACCGGTACAACTAATGGTGTTAGAATTAAAACTTGGCCTGCAATGTTTCCTAATACTGCAACTAATATTCATTTCCAAGATATTACTATGGAAAATGTCTCCAATCCTATTATTGTAGATCAAATGTATTGTCCATGGAACAAATGCAATAAAAAGGTGATAACTGTTCcaaaacaatatattattatatgataattattgtttgtataaataattatttcttctcttttttttttttcaggaacCATCTAAAGTGAAGATTAGTGATGTTAGCTTCAAAAATATAAAGGGAACTTCTGCAACTGCTCTTACCGTTCAACTTATATGCAGCAGTGGAGTCCCATGTGAAAAAGTGGAACTTGCGAACATTGACTTGACATATAGTGGTCCTGAAGGCCCAGCAAAATCTGAATGCATTGATGTTAAGCCAACAATTGTAGGGAAGATTCCAGAGGGATGCAAATAGAAAGTCACATCTACTGTTACATATTTTTTTGtagttaattatatatagagGAACATTAAGTGCTCTCCTACTATTAATGTCCGAcaattattgagaaaaaaaattatttattatttttttaatcataccttgttttacaattttttaactgataaaaaaagaaatcaaatattgctattttttttaaaaaaaaaatttgctaatatattttattatgcgGCATTCTATTTTACATAGCaaaattatgattaattttatcCGTTGTTTGAAGCTAATAATATAACCCATTATCATATATGGTGTTGAtgctaatttaaataaaattagtagttcaaaataaaatagaaagtttattactgtttaaattttgttttaaaagttttaagtagaatTTTTATGTGGAAGAAATTATTTAAAGggtttaattttaacttatttttaactAATAGTCAATTACAAAAGGAGAATAATCAACGGAAATAGGGTAGCATGCACTTAGGCTAAATTGTGGATGGTTGAGTTGAGTgaattttgagagagagaggaaaaataattagtggctgtaaattattttttatcttatagTTGACATATGTTGAATAcgttattttatagaaaattacaCTTACACTActatattatttcatattagAAATAAGTTCAATTAAGTCTATATACTTTTCCTCAAGACCAAATAAGCGCAATTCAAAATTTAGGACCAATTAAGTTCTTGTATTTTTGTTGCGGGCCAAATAAGTCCtaacaatataatataatattatgttttaataattaaatatttttttataatttaaaaaatattaaacttagTTTTTTTAGttaccataaaatttaaaaaatattaagacataataaataagttttaaaattaaaaaaaatgaagttttatcatataaaaaatattattattaaaaaaatattttgttattaaaaaataatattatattaaatgatgGCTTATGTGATCCTTGAATAATAGTACAGAGGCTCAATTgacctaaaatttaaatttgacttaTTTGGTTCTCGAGTAAAAGTATAAAGACTTAATTGAGCTTATATCCGTTTCATATTTGCCCGTTAAATACTTTAAATACTTGAAATATAATTGTAATCTATTGAATCCTTAATCTTACAAAAActgcaaaaattaaatataaattaaccatataatggattatttataaaaagaagTCAGAAATAGTTTCACTTATTATTAACTGTACTTGAAAATTAGCTAATTGGactataaattttcattaaaatgatAACAATATATTCTTCTAACTTTAtcaacttataaaaatttataacactGCTAGCAAGAATTAGTGCACAACCAACAAAATGTATGatcaatttttactttttttttttataaaccatCGATAATATGACTAATTTGtgtttaattattatcatttttataagtttaagtGTTGAATAGATTGCAATTTTAGTGAAGGTATTCAATAAGTTAATCTCAATTAGTATAGAGATATAAGTGTATATTGAGATATAAAGAGACAATGTTTGTTCATATGTCTTTTATGATATATAGAAAAGAAATATTCTCTGTATTGAAGTGGAAAAATagactaaaaatatatattttttctacaaaattaaataatactatatTAATGGGATTAATCGAGTTAAATTGTATTAAGAATAGAATTGAAGGACTAATACTATATGTAGCAGTTTTACAGGAGAATAAGGGTATATTTGGTTTAATggttaaatataatttctaGTTGTTCCCAAAACTTTAATTCTCAATACAACATGCCAAATTATCAaatgttttgaaaattttattataatacaaattatattttataatttcttaaatCTCATTCAAAACACTTATATCTCCTTTTATGTTGAAGCCTGAATTCCCTACGCCATAGTATACTCATCAAATAGGAAACAAAGGATGTAAGCTCACCC
Proteins encoded in this region:
- the LOC122724639 gene encoding exopolygalacturonase-like, with amino-acid sequence MAVTAQPAVFDITKFGAAPDGKADASKAIADAWKEACAAAGSSKILIPAGKFLAGIVNVTGPCKGAIEVEVQGTMLAPPELAGGDGWFNFNHIDQFTLSGKGTLDGQGQVAWKGVSCDKDPKNCKKHPMNIRFNFITKGLVRDITSLNSKYFHVNVLGCDDFTFEGFKVSTPEGSLNTDGIHIGRSKGVTISNAKIGTGDDCISIGDGTENLKITKVACGPGHGISIGSLGKYENEDPVSGITVSDCTLTGTTNGVRIKTWPAMFPNTATNIHFQDITMENVSNPIIVDQMYCPWNKCNKKEPSKVKISDVSFKNIKGTSATALTVQLICSSGVPCEKVELANIDLTYSGPEGPAKSECIDVKPTIVGKIPEGCK